In one Deltaproteobacteria bacterium GWC2_65_14 genomic region, the following are encoded:
- a CDS encoding glycine--tRNA ligase subunit alpha → MLFQDLVLALQRFWADKGCVIHQPYDIEVGAGTFNPATFLRALGPEPWNTAYVEPSRRPTDGRYGENPNRLQHYYQFQVIMKPCPYDYVEMYLDSLKAVGIDPMKHDIRFVEDDWESPTLGAWGLGWEVWLDGMEITQFTYFQQCGGIDLKPVSGEITYGIERIGMYLQNVGNVFDLKWVGDVTYGDVHHRGEVEFSTYNFQKADIPMLFSLFQMYEKECLRLIDENLVLPAYDMCLKCSHTFNMLDARGAISVTERISYIGRVRNLARLCATGYLKSREELGFPLMNRFSR, encoded by the coding sequence TTGCTTTTCCAGGACCTGGTCCTCGCCCTGCAGCGCTTCTGGGCGGATAAGGGATGCGTCATCCACCAGCCGTACGATATCGAGGTCGGCGCCGGCACCTTCAACCCGGCGACCTTCCTCCGGGCCCTCGGACCGGAGCCTTGGAACACCGCCTACGTGGAGCCCTCCCGGCGGCCCACCGACGGCCGCTACGGCGAGAACCCGAACCGGCTCCAGCACTATTACCAGTTCCAGGTGATCATGAAGCCATGCCCCTACGACTACGTGGAGATGTACCTGGACTCGCTCAAGGCGGTCGGGATCGACCCGATGAAGCATGACATCCGGTTCGTCGAGGACGACTGGGAGTCGCCCACGCTGGGGGCCTGGGGGCTCGGCTGGGAGGTGTGGCTGGACGGGATGGAGATCACCCAGTTCACCTATTTCCAGCAGTGCGGAGGGATCGACCTGAAGCCGGTCTCGGGGGAGATCACCTACGGCATCGAGCGGATCGGGATGTACCTGCAGAACGTCGGGAACGTGTTCGACCTGAAGTGGGTCGGCGACGTGACCTACGGGGACGTCCACCACCGGGGGGAGGTCGAGTTCTCCACCTACAATTTCCAGAAGGCCGACATCCCGATGCTCTTCTCCCTGTTCCAGATGTACGAGAAGGAGTGCCTCCGCCTGATCGACGAGAATCTCGTCCTCCCGGCCTACGACATGTGCCTCAAGTGCTCCCACACCTTCAACATGCTGGACGCCCGGGGGGCGATCTCGGTCACGGAGAGGATCTCCTACATCGGACGGGTGCGCAACCTGGCCCGGCTTTGCGCCACCGGATACCTGAAATCCCGGGAGGAGCTCGGATTCCCGCTCATGAATCGATTCTCCCGCTGA
- a CDS encoding methylthioadenosine phosphorylase: MADILGVIGGSGLYEMEGMRKVRRVKVRTPFGDPSDSLVVGELEGRTLAFLPRHGRGHRIPPHRINFRANIYALKKLGARWILSISAVGSMRERIRPGDIVVVDQFYDHTRQRTNTFFSDGIVGHIPFADPVCPGLAQVAWKAARKAARRVHRGGTYLCMEGPAFSTRAESRIYRKWGVDVIGMTNMPEAKLAREAEICYATLALATDYDCWHESGEDVSIEAILELLRRNVETSKKIVREAARRLPGKEGCGCGESLKYALITDRKRIPSSSRKALSLLIGKYL, from the coding sequence ATGGCGGACATCCTGGGCGTGATCGGCGGTTCGGGCCTCTACGAGATGGAAGGGATGAGGAAGGTGCGCCGGGTCAAGGTGAGGACCCCCTTCGGCGACCCCTCGGACTCCCTGGTCGTCGGCGAGCTGGAGGGGAGGACCCTGGCGTTCCTTCCCCGGCACGGCCGGGGGCACAGGATCCCTCCCCACCGGATCAATTTCCGGGCGAACATCTACGCCCTGAAGAAGCTCGGCGCGAGATGGATCCTTTCGATTTCCGCCGTGGGAAGCATGAGGGAGAGGATCCGCCCCGGCGACATCGTGGTGGTCGACCAGTTCTACGACCATACCCGCCAGCGGACGAACACCTTCTTTTCCGACGGGATCGTCGGGCACATCCCGTTCGCCGACCCGGTCTGTCCCGGGCTCGCGCAGGTCGCCTGGAAGGCCGCCCGGAAGGCCGCCCGGAGGGTGCACCGCGGGGGAACCTACCTCTGCATGGAGGGGCCCGCCTTCTCGACGCGCGCGGAGTCCCGGATCTACCGGAAGTGGGGGGTCGACGTGATCGGGATGACGAACATGCCCGAGGCCAAGCTCGCCCGCGAGGCGGAGATCTGCTACGCGACGCTCGCCCTGGCCACCGACTACGACTGCTGGCACGAATCGGGGGAGGACGTCTCCATCGAGGCCATCCTGGAGCTCCTCCGCCGGAACGTCGAGACCTCCAAGAAAATCGTCCGGGAGGCGGCCCGCCGGCTTCCAGGAAAAGAGGGGTGCGGATGCGGCGAATCGCTGAAATATGCTCTCATCACCGACCGGAAAAGGATCCCCTCCTCCTCGAGGAAGGCCCTCTCCCTGCTGATCGGGAAATACCTGTGA
- a CDS encoding DNA repair protein RecO, whose amino-acid sequence MPAAGPRRFRSSRAFLVRSADVGEADRRLSFFTEDEGEVTLVAKSAHRSRKRFGGALQRYVLLDITWTEVPRRFPLLTGAAVAEFFWNLLEDWERVRHADYLLELSVALFPQPGPKPKAFSHLLSGIRSLSRGAVPHSAGRKAEAAFLAVAGFGPDLSSCKRCGKADRNLFRFQVAEGRIYCDPCSGRGGIPLSLGAVKTWRVLQSSTPAAPERLRITEKILNELQAVIPKYLEWCIGKPLRSLGGAVPPEKP is encoded by the coding sequence ATGCCGGCGGCCGGGCCGCGCCGTTTCCGCTCCTCGCGGGCCTTCCTGGTGCGCTCCGCGGATGTGGGGGAGGCGGACCGGCGCCTCTCGTTCTTCACGGAGGACGAGGGGGAGGTCACCCTGGTGGCGAAATCGGCCCACCGCAGCCGGAAGCGGTTCGGGGGCGCCCTCCAGCGCTACGTCCTGCTGGACATTACCTGGACCGAAGTGCCCCGAAGGTTCCCGTTGCTGACCGGCGCGGCCGTAGCCGAATTCTTCTGGAACCTTCTGGAGGATTGGGAAAGGGTCCGGCACGCCGATTACCTCCTGGAACTCTCCGTGGCCCTCTTTCCGCAGCCCGGTCCGAAACCGAAGGCGTTTTCCCACCTGCTTTCGGGAATCCGGTCGCTCTCCAGAGGTGCGGTTCCCCATTCCGCGGGAAGAAAGGCGGAGGCGGCCTTTCTCGCCGTGGCGGGGTTCGGGCCGGACCTTTCGTCGTGCAAGCGATGCGGCAAGGCGGACCGGAACCTGTTCCGGTTCCAGGTCGCGGAGGGGAGGATCTATTGCGACCCATGCTCCGGAAGAGGAGGGATCCCCCTGTCTCTGGGCGCCGTGAAGACCTGGAGGGTTCTCCAGTCCTCCACTCCGGCCGCCCCGGAGCGCCTTCGGATTACCGAAAAGATTCTTAATGAATTACAGGCGGTTATCCCAAAATACCTGGAGTGGTGCATCGGGAAGCCTCTGCGAAGCCTCGGGGGTGCCGTTCCGCCGGAAAAGCCTTAA